A genomic stretch from Echeneis naucrates chromosome 6, fEcheNa1.1, whole genome shotgun sequence includes:
- the LOC115045014 gene encoding zinc finger protein 706 isoform X1, with amino-acid sequence MAFFVVLCLSNSYIISSGLASNMARGHQKFQSQQKNAKKQAEIKKSKGHDQKAAAKAALVYTCTVCRTQMPDPKTFKQHFESKHPKSPIPPELANVEV; translated from the exons ATGGCCTTCTTTGTGGTGTTGTGCTTATCAAATTCCTATATAATCTCTTCAGGTCTAGCATCAAATATGGCCCGTGGGCACCAGAAGTTCCAGTCCCAACAGAAGAATGCCAAAAAGCAGGCAGAGATCAAGAAGAGCAAAGGCCATGACCAGAAGGCAGCAGCTAAGGCTGCTTTAGTATACACATGCACTGTGTGTCGG ACACAAATGCCTGATCCGAAGACCTTTAAGCAACACTTTGAAAGCAAACATCCAAAGTCCCCAATACCCCCAGAGTTGGCCAATGTTGAGGTCTGA
- the LOC115045014 gene encoding zinc finger protein 706 isoform X2 — protein MARGHQKFQSQQKNAKKQAEIKKSKGHDQKAAAKAALVYTCTVCRTQMPDPKTFKQHFESKHPKSPIPPELANVEV, from the exons ATGGCCCGTGGGCACCAGAAGTTCCAGTCCCAACAGAAGAATGCCAAAAAGCAGGCAGAGATCAAGAAGAGCAAAGGCCATGACCAGAAGGCAGCAGCTAAGGCTGCTTTAGTATACACATGCACTGTGTGTCGG ACACAAATGCCTGATCCGAAGACCTTTAAGCAACACTTTGAAAGCAAACATCCAAAGTCCCCAATACCCCCAGAGTTGGCCAATGTTGAGGTCTGA